tgggggtgcTGCGCCTCCTTGGCCTGCGTTTGCCCAGAGCTTGGCTCCATGGGGTCTGGCGTGTCAGGATGGCCATCCGGGCCCTGACCCTGCTCCACCCGTCCCCTAGGCTCCCAGGAGGAGGATGGGCTCCTGCCTGGCCTCCCCTCAGTGTCCGGAAGCCCCTTCCCCGCCCACCGCTCTTCCTGCCTCCGGCGCCAGCCCACACTGAGGGCCTCTGGAGGGCTGAGCCCGGTCGCATCCCACTGCCCGAGTCTCTGCATCTTCTTAAGCCTGGCTCCTCTCTGGCTGGCAGGGAGACCCCTCCACACCCAGGCACTCGGCAGGCCCCACCCTCTGAAAAGCCCCTCTACCCCACACTCATGCCCCCCACGAGGTGGGCCTGCCCTGGAGGATTCCCAAGGCTGGACCCTCCAGCCCTAGGCAAGGCTGGGCCAAGGGACTTAGCAGGGCTGCGGGGTGAGACGGGCACTGTGTGGGAAGGGACGCAGAGACCACCGTGCCTTTGTGGGCTGGAACGTGTGGCAGGGGAAGGAGCTGCAGGGCCTGATTTTGGAGGGGGAGAGCAGGAGGCACCATGGGACTGGTCACAGGGAGGGAGACAGGCAGGCAGGGCTCAGCtgcaatctcagcagctcaggaggctgagacaggagattaaaagtttgaggccagagctggggtcgtggctcaatggcagcgtgctcgcctagcatgcgtgaggcactgggatccattctcagcaccacataaaaacaaaaattgtgtcCCCTAAAAactaaacagttaaaaataaagaaatatagtgtaagtttgaggccagcctcagctactctgcaaggccctaagcaatgtcgtgagactgtctcaaaacataaaaagggcctgggtgtggctcagtggtggagcaccccgagttcaatccccaggaccaaaagaaAAGATGAGGCAGGAAGAGGGTGAGGGCTGGGGCCGGGCAGGATGAAGGAAGGCTGAGGGGGCCATTTCGCGCACTcttcctctgtccccagcccagtGATAGCTAGGACAATGTCTCCTCTGGGAGAGGCTGGACGGGGGCCGCAGGACACTTGACGTTCCGcttcttttttcagtgctgggttgaacccagagcctcactcgTGCAAGGCAAGTGAGGAGtggcagggtctcaccaagttgcccagactggcctccaatttgccatcctcctgcctcagtctcccgagggCTGGGCTGACTGGTGTGGCCACAGCACCTCCTCTCAAGGTGCCTCTGCAAGGTGGGAGTAAGGGAGTGTGTCCGTGTGGCGTAGGAGGGGGGGGATGGGCCCAGAGAGAGGGTGGCCCAGGCCACCTGTGGGACCTGACCTGGGGGTCTGGgatccctccaccctgggctcGGGGCTGGAAAGCTTCTAGCCTTGCTTGGTCCCTACCCACACGCAGGCGCACAGGAGGCTCAGGAGGGAAGAGGCATGGTGGCCTTGGGGCCAGATGGTGGGAACAGAGGCCAGGCTCAGGATGTGCCCCCTGTGGCCACGGTTTCCTGCGGGGAGCAGCTATTCTTAGCCTTGAACATCTCCAAGGGAAGGAAGAGGCTGGGTGGGAGCCGGGGCAGCTGGGTGGGTGCAGGaccgccccagccccagctggccCATGCCCCCCGTGCCGCCCTGTGAGGGTCCAGTTCCTTGGCTTGGCATGCAGCCCCTCTGTGTCCCTGCCCCAGCTCACCTGTCGCCCTGTCCCCTCAAGGCAGGCCTCGCCCTCTCCTGATGCCACTCCCCCAGGGAGCCCAGTCCTCCAGGGCCTCCTCCTTGGTGCTCCTGTCTCCCTCCAGAGGCCCACATCCTGGGCCCCCAGGTCAACACCTTGCTAGGACCACAGGCAGGTGTGGTGAAGAGGAACCAGGGCCAAGGACATGGGTGTGCACACCGTAACAGCAGTCCTGGTGGCACCTGCAGTCAGCCACACCATCAGCTCCGTTTCCACTGTGCTCTGCGCTGGGTGACACAGGCCAGGAATCACCTGATGGATGAGTGACGTCCAGTGGTCCCCACTCTGCACCAGCTCAGCCTGGCGTGGAGGGTGCCCCTCTGAGTGTGGGCAGCACAGGGACGGAACCCCAGGGCCCACGTGCTGGGCTCATGCCCCACCATGTGGCTGCCCGAGCCCTTCTTTACAAAGCAGTCTACGCTGCCcggttgtctttgaacttgagaacctcctgcccctgcctcccagTGGCCGACTAGGTGTGGGCATCCCTGGTCAGATGCACTGGCTGCCCTCAGTggccatgcctgtcatcccagcagctcaggaggctgaggcaggaggatcactagaaGTCCTCCGCACTCCTGGACATGGTGAACACTTGGGGAGGTGCCTGCACCAGGGGAAGCTAGGCACTGCAGCTGCAGCCTGGGCAGCTGGAGGCAGGGCAGGCCTGGCATGCCAGGTACCAGGCAGCATCCCTGGTGGGTGCCTGCTCCATGCCAGGTGCTCCCTGTCACAAGAGCGACACAGTCCTGGACATGGCTGGGCATCACCCTCCTGAGAACCCTGGCCTGGACGAGCAGCAGCCTGTGACACTCCTTCCTAGGGCTTTGGGGTGGCCACAGCCGCCCTGGGAAGTGGAGTCAGGAGGCCCAGGGACTAGGCCGGCTCCTCCCAGAAGGGCTGCCGGCTATTTTTAGGCACGGTGGCTGTTTGAACCGCCCTGGTTGTGACACTACACCATGGCACTCAGATGTCAGAGACAGGGCTGGGCGGGGCGGGGCCCTGAGCCGCTTGGCAGCACTCTGCATCCCGGAGCAGCCTCATCCAGACGCCCTGGGCACCAGGCCATGGCGAGAGAAGGAAAGCAAGAGTTCTTCCCACCTAAGAAAAtctttttagaaaacaaagtaaaatcatCTCCAGGTCAAAGAGGTGGCGGGCGGGTCCTGGGGGAACAGGCCCCTGGGCTGCTGGGGAGGAAGGTcaggagtggggctggggctcctgTCTGATCCTCAACCACCTGAGAAAAGGGGATGCAGGGGCACCTCCCGGGGGACTGTGTGGCAGAAACCCACTGAAGCCCCGGACCAGGTCATAGGGTCGTCTCCCAGATGGTGGCCAATGTGTCCCATCACAGGGGTGGGGACTGATCCCACAGCTCCCGGGGCCCTGGCTGCACAGCCTGGTCTCTTCTGGAAGGTGTGATGGTCCGGCCTCTGCTGCTGCCACCCTGAGTATGGCCAGCCTGTGGGAGGGAGGTCCCGGAAGAACCTGTCCAGGGGCTGACTGGCCCTGTGACAGCTTGGAGGCTGGACCTTGCCCCACATCTCCCAGGACCAGCAAGCAGCCCCATGTCTGGGCCCCTCTCCTGCTTCCTGCCCAGCTGGCCACCCTCTGCACTTTCCCAGGGTGCAGGCTGGCCTCAGGCCCCAAGCAGCCTCCTGGAGGGGGAGGTCTGAGTGACCGCTGCCAGGGTCCCTATGGAGACCTGAACACGTCCTGAACACGTCAGGACACTGCCGGGTCATCTTGTCCTGTTGTCTCCTCAGCTCTGAAGCAGATTTTGTGGCGACCCACTTCACAAACGGGAAACAGGGCCAGGGGCAGGTCCGCCGTGGTCCCTCAGCCTGGCGCCGCCCCCAGGCAGGGCCCCGCCGTCACCGCCGGTAGCGGTAGCGCTTGAAGTGGAACCAGAGCTGGAAGATGCCGTTGGCGAACTGACAGCGGAAGCCGTGGCGGTGCGAGTACTCCCACTCGCGGTTGACGATCTTGAAGGCGATGTCCTCGTAGGGCGGCCCCGCGTGGAAGCGCAGGATGGCGAAGTCGCGGTTGTCGGCGCAGGCCTCCAGGAAGTACTCGGGCGTGGAGCGCTTGTCGATGAGGTCGGGGTAGAAGATGTTGAACTTGTAGCCCTGCACGATCTTGGGCGGCGGGTTGTCGAAGTCGTAGTGCGTCTGGTTGTACTTGTTCCACTCGAAGCCCGTGTGCACGCGGTTGAAGAAGCGCGGCTTGCGCGGCCGGTACTTGTCGGCCCACAGGTAGGCCCTGCCGGTCAGCGGCATCTCCACGCTGAACTGCGCCTCGTCCTGGCCCATGCCCTCCTTGGCCCGCCGGAAGAAGATGTCCTCCGCGCTCTCGCTGGCGTCTCCTGCGGGCGGGGGCTGTGTCACCCGGGCTCAGCTTCCCGTCCCACGTTCCCTCCCCCACGTTCCCTCCCCGTCTGGGCTGCCAGCCCCGCCGCCCACCTGTGACCTGGAGCTGCTGGCGCGACAGCTGCAGGCGCTGCAGGTCCTCGTCGGGCTCCAGAACGTGCGCGTCCAACGGCAGCTCGTGCGCCGTGAGCAGGCGCGGGCTGTACCTGCCCGCGTCGTAGTCGTCCAGGCTCTGCTGGATCAGGTCCTCCTCCATGAGCACCGCCTCGCCGTCGCCCTCGCCCTCCGCCGGCGCCGCTGCGTCCCCCTCGGGCTCGGCGGGCCCGACCTCCACGGAGGGCCCGGGCGGCGTGGGGGCTGGCtcctcaggctccaggctgcagAGAGCCCAGGGTCAGCCCTGTGCCCGCCCACCCCCGCCTCGCCCCTGCCCCCGCCCTGCCCGCGCCTGCCCACCTGTGGCTGGGGGACGGGGGCTCCTGCTTCAGGATGGGGAACAGGGGCCCGCTCTCCACGCCCTGCTCTTGCTTCAGCTTGTACAGCTTCTGCCGCAGCACGTCCTGGTGGCGCTCCCGGAGCCTGCGATGGGGTGGACAGCCGGGCTGAGGGGACGCCCTGTCCTTGCACCCTCTGACCCGCTCCCAACCCTGCCTCTCTTCCCAGGAATGGAGGCTGACAGCCTGCAACCCCAAGACAAGGCTTTTGGCCATAAGGATCCATGGCAGTCTGACAGGGGTGTGGCAGGGAAGGCGCAGGTCCCTGTCCTAGGGCATACAAAAGGAATAAGAACTGAAAGGCCAAATCCGGGATTGGTCAGAAGTAGGgcccagctgggcacagtagccccgcctgtcatcccagcagctcaggaggctgaggcaggaggatcatgagttcaaagccagcctcagcaatagcgaggccctaagaaactgagtgagaccctgtgtctaagtTACAaagtaaggctggggatgtggccctgagtccagtaccaaaaaaaaaaaaaaaaaaaaaaaggagtgggggcCCAGTGGGACCCGGATCAGACACATCGGATTTGGAGGCGTTTACACAATGATGATGGCAGACAGCACAGGGACCAGAGCTGTGTTTACAAGCTGCTGCCAAGCACGCTGGGAATCCGTACACAGCTGCGGAGGCCAGAGGCCGGCGGCCGGCAGGCTGCGGGGCCTGTGGAAGGCAGGCAGGGACCACCAGCCCAGGGCTTCCTGTGATGCCTGACACCAGGAAGACAAGGCACTGGTGGCTGGAGCTGGTCAGAGCTTGTTAAAGGCCAGAGACAGAGCTGGGCCAGGTGGGGGTCAGAACTTGTTAAAGGCCAGAGACAGAGCTGGGCCAGGTGGGGGTCAGAGGCTGACTCTTGGGGGTTGTGGCCCCAGCGTCATCTTCCTGTAGGGCCCAGGTCTGCAGTGGTTCCCAGCAAGGTCCTGAGAGGGGACAAGGTGGTTGTGCTCACCTGGCCCTGGCCATGTGGGCACGCAGCTGCTGCAGCAGGCTCTCCCAGTAGCCCATGTCCAGGTTGGGCCCGCCGGCCCGGATCTTGCCCTCGATGCCCTGGAAGATGACTTGCAGCTGGCTGTACGTCTTCCCCTTGAACACCGACTGCACGTCAGAGCTGACGGAGGCGTTGACCCCCTCCCGGCGCTCCCCTGCAGTGGGTGAGGCAGGGCTGTTCAGCAGGCCGGCCCTGCCCCTGCCTCAGCCCAGCCTTCCCTCCTCCGGGCCTCACTACTCCCACCCTGGCCAGATTCCTCCCCAGAATAAGGctggagacagacagacatggagCGCGGTCTTGAGTTCTGGCCCTGGGGCCTCTGAATGGTGAGTGGGGGAGGCTAGGCTGTGGATCTTGATCCCACCCAGGTGAGCGACACTGAGTTTGGGGACCTTAGCCTGAGTACTGATGGCTCCGGTTTGCAGACTTCCTTCGACACACCCTCTAAGACCACatggaggctgggaggctgggccCGGCAGCCAGACTCCAGATTGTGGCTTTGCCAGttctagctgtgtgaccctgtGTGACCCTCTCTCGGTCTTACTCCCCCCCTAGAAAAGTCTTATGGATGACACTGCACCCTGGCAGGGAGAGCCACCCACGACATATGAGCCCCCTATTCCGCATGAAGCCTGTCAACCATCTACCACAGGCTGGGGCCAGGTACAGTTCCTTCTCACCAGCAGGAAGCAGCAAGGTGCTGCCAAGACCAGAGCCCCACCTGCCCCCAGGTCCCCGTAGTCCTGTGCACAGTGGCCTCCTCTTGGCCTCAGGCACGCACAGGCTCTGCTGTGTGCATCTGGGCACCCCGCGCCTGCCTCCCCAGGTCCCCACGTGCGCTCATCGGGGGCCTTCCCTGCCTGCCAGGACCAAGGTGGCCTCCTGTAGCAGTGCTCCACAGGCTCTCTGCACCATGCCAGGTGGAGCCAGCACACAGCTGCAGGGGCACACGGCAGGGCAAGAGGGAACTGCCCAACCCCCGCTTGACAGGCTGCTCTTCAAACCCTGCTGGTAGGCAGAGGGTCAAGAGGCCACACGGGACTGGACAGGGTCTAGAAGGACCCCAGGCCCTCTGGCCAACGGACCAAGGACTTGGAATCAGCAACTAAAGACAATTCACCGTGTTTCTGAGCAGCCCGGACTCCAGGCCTGGCGCCGTCCCAGGCAGAGACAGTACTGCTCCAACTGGGCAGATGCTCAACCAGGGCCTGAGCCTCCACTGCCCCCAAATGACTACAAGGCGGTGGAGACTGCATAGGCACCAGGAACATGCCTGCCATCCCCCAGGTCCCTGGCTGGGGCAATGCTGGCCCCACAGTTACCTGGCCCCTTGCCCGAGGCCTCCAGCTTGCGGAGTTTGGAGATCTCATCCTCGGTGATGATGGTCATGTCCCGCCAGAAGTCCGCGTTCTTGCCCTGCTCCAGCTCCATGTACACCTGGCGGGGGGAGCCCCTCAGTGGCCGCGTCATTCCAGGGACCCTCCAGCCCCCACGGCCGTGACAGCCCTCTGCCTCTGCCGCTGCCAGCGGAGGACACGGCTGCGCACCCAGCGCCACGGTAGCATCCGGCTGGCAGCGGGTTTGGAAGTAGTTCCTGGATAAGGTCCCacagggacctggggagcaggggcCAGCGTGTCCTGAGGGAGGGCGTGGGGCCCGCACACCTGGATGTCCTCCAGCAGGTCCTCCATGTCGGCCACCGTGAGGCCGTTGAGGAAGGTGTAGGGCTCGTGCATCTCCACGGCCAGGTCGTCGTCCTCGGCGCTGATGTACTTGGCCAGCAGGTCGATGGGCTTCGCCCGCCCGTCCCGGATGCGGATCTTGGAGCTGGTGGGGACGGTGGGGTCAGTCAGAAGCAGCACAGCCTCCTTCCTGACCCCGAGAGAGTTTCCCGCAGGAGATGGTGAGGGAGCAGCCAGGAGGCGGAGGCTGGCGGAGGCTGGCGTGTGCCCTGAGGAGCAGGCAGGATGGGGGTGGCTCCAAGGGCCTcctgggctgccctgggcctGGCTGGTGTGAGGTCTGCAGCAAGAGCCGCAGAGGCCCTGAAGCAAAGGCAAGTCAGGGCCAGGGGGCAGCGGCCACCACCTCCCCCTGGGCTTCAGCTCTGCCCCCACAGGGACATGTTCTAGGAGCTAACCTTGGCCTAGCCCCATCTGAGAGGGGAAGAGGTGAGGTCACCAGGAGCAAGCCCCTTGCTGAGGCCTGTGTGGCCAATGGCCAGCATggcagggaggggccaggcctgGGGCTCAGACATACGGTGT
This is a stretch of genomic DNA from Ictidomys tridecemlineatus isolate mIctTri1 chromosome 2, mIctTri1.hap1, whole genome shotgun sequence. It encodes these proteins:
- the Cactin gene encoding splicing factor Cactin isoform X1 translates to MGRDTRSRSRSVGRRGRRQRSQSGSRSRSRSRSHGRRRRRRREDERRRRRRRRSRERRSESEEERWQRPGRRSRSPPAPRWCSRDRSSQSDSGEEQPQGPWPHHGHRRSWSPCSLASSAASPGRPQSPGAIAAALSQQQSLQERLRLREERKQQEELLKAFETPEEKRARRLAKKEAKERKKREKMGWGEEYMGYTNTDNPFGDNNLLGTFIWNKALEKKGISHLEEKELKERNKRIQEDNRLELQKVKQLRLEREREKALREQELELLQREKEAEHFKTWEEQEDHFHLQQAKLRSKIRIRDGRAKPIDLLAKYISAEDDDLAVEMHEPYTFLNGLTVADMEDLLEDIQVYMELEQGKNADFWRDMTIITEDEISKLRKLEASGKGPGERREGVNASVSSDVQSVFKGKTYSQLQVIFQGIEGKIRAGGPNLDMGYWESLLQQLRAHMARARLRERHQDVLRQKLYKLKQEQGVESGPLFPILKQEPPSPSHSLEPEEPAPTPPGPSVEVGPAEPEGDAAAPAEGEGDGEAVLMEEDLIQQSLDDYDAGRYSPRLLTAHELPLDAHVLEPDEDLQRLQLSRQQLQVTAPARRRRQRERGGHLLPAGQGGHGPGRGAVQRGDAADRQGLPVGRQVPAAQAALLQPRAHGLRVEQVQPDALRLRQPAAQDRAGLQVQHLLPRPHRQALHARVLPGGLRRQPRLRHPALPRGAALRGHRLQDRQPRVGVLAPPRLPLSVRQRHLPALVPLQALPLPAVTAGPCLGAAPG
- the Cactin gene encoding splicing factor Cactin isoform X2 — encoded protein: MGRDTRSRSRSVGRRGRRQRSQSGSRSRSRSRSHGRRRRRRREDERRRRRRRRSRERRSESEEERWQRPGRRSRSPPAPRWCSRDRSSQSDSGEEQPQGPWPHHGHRRSWSPCSLASSAASPGRPQSPGAIAAALSQQQSLQERLRLREERKQQEELLKAFETPEEKRARRLAKKEAKERKKREKMGWGEEYMGYTNTDNPFGDNNLLGTFIWNKALEKKGISHLEEKELKERNKRIQEDNRLELQKVKQLRLEREREKALREQELELLQREKEAEHFKTWEEQEDHFHLQQAKLRSKIRIRDGRAKPIDLLAKYISAEDDDLAVEMHEPYTFLNGLTVADMEDLLEDIQVYMELEQGKNADFWRDMTIITEDEISKLRKLEASGKGPGERREGVNASVSSDVQSVFKGKTYSQLQVIFQGIEGKIRAGGPNLDMGYWESLLQQLRAHMARARLRERHQDVLRQKLYKLKQEQGVESGPLFPILKQEPPSPSHSLEPEEPAPTPPGPSVEVGPAEPEGDAAAPAEGEGDGEAVLMEEDLIQQSLDDYDAGRYSPRLLTAHELPLDAHVLEPDEDLQRLQLSRQQLQVTGDASESAEDIFFRRAKEGMGQDEAQFSVEMPLTGRAYLWADKYRPRKPRFFNRVHTGFEWNKYNQTHYDFDNPPPKIVQGYKFNIFYPDLIDKRSTPEYFLEACADNRDFAILRFHAGPPYEDIAFKIVNREWEYSHRHGFRCQFANGIFQLWFHFKRYRYRR